A portion of the Vulpes vulpes isolate BD-2025 chromosome 5, VulVul3, whole genome shotgun sequence genome contains these proteins:
- the RBM4 gene encoding RNA-binding protein 4 isoform X3 — protein MVKLFIGNLPREATEQEIRSLFEQYGKVLECDIIKNYGFVHIEDKTAAEDAIRNLHHYKLHGVNINVEASKNKSKTSTKLHVGNISPTCTNKELRAKFEEYGPVIECDIVKDYAFVHMERAEDAVEAIRGLDNTEFQGGMCVG, from the coding sequence ATGGTTAAGCTGTTCATTGGAAACCTGCCCCGGGAGGCCACAGAGCAGGAGATCCGCTCACTCTTCGAGCAGTATGGGAAGGTGCTGGAGTGTGACATCATTAAGAACTACGGCTTTGTGCACATAGAGGACAAGACGGCAGCCGAGGATGCCATTCGCAACCTGCACCACTACAAGCTGCACGGGGTGAATATCAATGTGGAAGCCAGCAAGAATAAGAGCAAAACCTCCACAAAGTTACATGTGGGCAACATCAGTCCCACCTGTACCAACAAAGAGCTTCGGGCCAAGTTTGAGGAGTATGGTCCAGTCATCGAATGTGACATCGTGAAAGATTATGCCTTCGTACACATGGAGCGGGCAGAGGATGCAGTGGAGGCCATCAGGGGCCTTGACAACACAGAGTTTCAAG